Genomic window (Kangiella profundi):
TGCTTTAACTGCATACGATCTATAAAACGAGAGTTAGGGCGCATATCAGTGACACGGGCATCAACTACCTGCACTCCAAAGCCAGTGAATTTTTGCTTTTTGCGTAATGGAACACCATTCTCATCAAGACGTTTTTTTACTTCAAACGAGATTTTGATTTCATCATCGTATTCTTTTTGCTCTTTGCCCAATGTAGCATTAGCAGAAGATAGACGTTCTCTTTGTACGCTTTCACGGCGCTCTTCGCGACGAACGATATAGATACCATTGGCCATCTGGTTTTCGAACTCAGTATTAAACTCTGTTCGTCCGCCAGAATAATAGTCTTCGGCACTCATCAATGACGCGGTAGCCTGCAGGGTTTCTTTGAATGCAGGTATTAATGCTGTACGCAAGAAATTGTCTGGCGTTCTGTATTCATGTGCAAGGTTCAAGAAGCCTTCTTGATCGGTAGGTATCGAAAATCGCACGGTCGCCTGTGCATCCGCATCAACCTGATCCAGGAACATAATATTCAGCGGTGGAAGGCTGGCACTACCGCCCTGTTTTGACTCATTTTCTGCACTGACATTATTAGCATGACCACCAAGTACCGCCTGCACAGTCGTCGCGCGCTTCCATGAATTCCAGCGACCGAAAAAGAAGAACTGGTACCCGACGTCACTGACAGCGTGCTCATTGCCGAGTATGGTTCGGACGTGATAGACGTACCCCGGTTCTGCGTAAAACACAGAATTACGCAAGATAATATAAAGAACAAAAACGACACCTGCACCAATCAGCAATTTGCTGTTTTTATAAAGACTGGCGAAGGAAAAGTTTGGTTTTGGAAGTTTCATTATTAGTATTCCTTTTATTACTAAATGCTGTATTTTTTATTGTGTCCTTGTTGCTATATAAAGCTTAGAACGAACCGTAATATATAGGATTCTTCAAGATAATCATACTCAAAGGAGCCTATTCATATTACAATACGCGATAATTTTTTGTAATTTACAGTGTTATGAGCGACTTCAAGTTAGACTTTTCTGCAACTGAATACACAGGCGGTCGTATCGCCATAGTCCATGCCCGCTTCAATCTACCTATCATTAATCAAATGATTTCTGGTGCCAAGCAGCGCTTAGATGAACTTAAGGTTCCGAGTGACAATGTTGAGCTGTTTGATGTGGCAGGTGCTTATGAATTACCCTATGCAGTACAGCAGGTTGCCAAAACAGGTCAGTTTGACGCTGTGATTGCCATTGGTGTGGTCATTCGAGGCGATACTCCACATTTTGATTATGTCTGTGCTGAGTCAAGTTCTGGTTTGATGCGAGCCTCGCTGGACAATGATATCCCTGTCATCTTTGGCATTTTAACTGTCAATACCAAGGAACAGGCTGAAGAACGCGCAAACCCAGCAAAAATGAATAAAGGTGGGGAAGCTGCAGCGACTGCTGTTGAAATGATTAATTTAACTCGCGCACTAAAAGAGAAACGCTCATGAGTACAACCTTCAAACCCGCTGCGCGCCGTCGTGCAAGGGAATACGCTATCCAGGCAATTTATCAGTGGCAAATGTCTTCTAATCCATTGAATGAGA
Coding sequences:
- the ribH gene encoding 6,7-dimethyl-8-ribityllumazine synthase; the encoded protein is MSDFKLDFSATEYTGGRIAIVHARFNLPIINQMISGAKQRLDELKVPSDNVELFDVAGAYELPYAVQQVAKTGQFDAVIAIGVVIRGDTPHFDYVCAESSSGLMRASLDNDIPVIFGILTVNTKEQAEERANPAKMNKGGEAAATAVEMINLTRALKEKRS
- a CDS encoding SPFH domain-containing protein, translated to MKLPKPNFSFASLYKNSKLLIGAGVVFVLYIILRNSVFYAEPGYVYHVRTILGNEHAVSDVGYQFFFFGRWNSWKRATTVQAVLGGHANNVSAENESKQGGSASLPPLNIMFLDQVDADAQATVRFSIPTDQEGFLNLAHEYRTPDNFLRTALIPAFKETLQATASLMSAEDYYSGGRTEFNTEFENQMANGIYIVRREERRESVQRERLSSANATLGKEQKEYDDEIKISFEVKKRLDENGVPLRKKQKFTGFGVQVVDARVTDMRPNSRFIDRMQLKQKASADRAIAREQRIQEEEQRLLAIARGEREVAERQAEAKVNQIQKTTDAETEKQLALTEAQKFKEQAEIQKVTAEIQLEKARIEAETKRTLADAEAYQKKVILEADNALAQKLEAEIEIQKLWADAFAKRQVPTNVFGSNGNTPTGSDSETKAFMQMLTLDAAKRLSYDRDIKK